Proteins from one Candidatus Manganitrophaceae bacterium genomic window:
- a CDS encoding Mov34/MPN/PAD-1 family protein, with translation MNFSIAAITRLLLAPRHELSCPFWIWQRLLKELRERGRGIRESGAFLLGNQNPSGRRTIVDFLLYDDLDPHALDTGIVHLDGRHFGKLWDLCKARNLTVVGDIHTHPSSASQSDSDRAHPIIARAGHIALVAPNFAAAPVTQLALGIYRYSGGGQWEVVPIERRRKFFHIGL, from the coding sequence ATGAACTTCTCAATTGCAGCGATTACACGCCTCCTGCTCGCGCCGCGACATGAGCTGTCCTGCCCATTCTGGATTTGGCAGAGGCTTCTGAAAGAGCTTCGGGAGCGCGGCCGAGGAATTCGCGAAAGTGGTGCGTTCCTGCTCGGAAACCAGAACCCTTCTGGCCGGCGGACCATCGTCGACTTTCTGCTCTATGACGATCTGGATCCTCATGCCCTTGATACCGGAATTGTGCACCTCGACGGCCGCCATTTCGGCAAGCTGTGGGATCTGTGCAAAGCCCGCAATCTGACCGTCGTCGGTGACATTCATACGCACCCAAGCTCTGCTAGCCAGAGTGATTCAGATCGTGCACATCCGATCATCGCCCGCGCCGGCCATATAGCGCTGGTTGCGCCGAATTTCGCCGCGGCTCCGGTAACGCAGCTGGCGCTGGGTATATATCGTTATAGTGGTGGAGGTCAATGGGAAGTCGTACCCATTGAGCGCCGCCGAAAATTCTTCCACATTGGATTATGA
- a CDS encoding DJ-1/PfpI family protein, whose product MKKAVVLLAPGFEEIEAVTVVDLLRRAGIEVTVAGTVEGPIEGARKVRLLADLSIEKVSGSDYDMVILPGGQPGTNNLAADARVKRILEEAQGDRKYISAICAAPSLLASAGYLTGKRATSHPSVRTKMEGVDYSEARVVVDGRWVTSRAPGTAMEFAFALIRILVGEEKVKEVNQGVMAAISSE is encoded by the coding sequence ATGAAAAAAGCAGTGGTTCTCTTGGCGCCCGGATTCGAGGAGATCGAGGCGGTCACCGTCGTCGACCTTCTGCGGCGGGCCGGCATCGAGGTGACGGTCGCCGGAACGGTCGAGGGCCCGATCGAAGGGGCGCGCAAGGTGAGGCTCCTCGCCGATCTCTCGATTGAGAAGGTCTCCGGGAGCGATTATGACATGGTGATCCTCCCCGGCGGCCAGCCGGGGACGAACAACCTGGCCGCCGATGCGCGGGTGAAGCGGATTTTGGAGGAGGCGCAGGGCGATCGGAAATATATCTCGGCGATCTGTGCCGCCCCGTCGCTCCTCGCCTCCGCCGGATACCTCACCGGGAAGAGGGCGACGAGCCATCCGTCCGTTCGGACGAAAATGGAGGGGGTCGACTACTCCGAGGCGCGGGTGGTGGTCGATGGAAGGTGGGTGACGAGCCGCGCTCCCGGCACCGCGATGGAATTTGCCTTTGCCCTGATTCGGATTTTGGTCGGGGAGGAGAAGGTGAAAGAGGTCAATCAAGGGGTGATGGCAGCGATTTCATCAGAATAA
- a CDS encoding N-6 DNA methylase: protein MKATVLKSNANNGRFSDLDPDKLRGGYYTSSEMASWLCSWAIRSSMDYVLEPSCGDGSFLVAAAKRFVALGARESTIAKHLTGIEIVSDEADCARTRLNGVIGLRARNVVITADFFGWWQDTNKLAFDVVVGNPPFIRYQTFPEPHRSRAMAIMNELGLTPNRLTNIWVPFVVAAVSSLKPGGRLALVLPAELLQVTYAAQLRSFLTDRFARIDIVACNELFFEKAEQEVVLLLADGALPSASKANPCRVTLTETHTLAEITNRLPSAVLSGAQPKTVSHDNEKWLKYFLTEHEITFMRALRAAGITSNLSKHASVDVGVVTGKNEFFVLTGAQVSELGLEKYTAPLVSRSVQLKGARIGSDDWRALAAAGDRVYLLHIKDTRVSGALARYIRHGESSSVHKGYKCSIRVPWYSVPSVWIPDGFTFRQIYDFPRMVLNKAGATSTDTIHRLTCKKEKPERVIANTYTWLTAASAEIEGRSYGGGVLELEPTEAERLMMPAEINGALPLTECDRLTRAGQLDKVLEENARIVLMGHMGLSGNDCILLRDIWTKMRDRRMARRRRGRVAVPADTNR, encoded by the coding sequence ATGAAAGCGACTGTTCTTAAATCTAATGCGAACAACGGTCGTTTTTCCGATCTTGACCCGGATAAGTTGCGGGGTGGTTATTACACGTCGTCTGAAATGGCGAGCTGGTTATGTTCCTGGGCAATCCGTTCTTCTATGGATTATGTTTTAGAGCCGAGTTGCGGTGACGGTTCATTCCTGGTAGCCGCTGCAAAACGCTTTGTCGCGTTAGGCGCGCGCGAGTCGACGATTGCAAAACACCTAACGGGAATTGAGATTGTCTCTGATGAAGCTGACTGCGCACGCACTCGATTGAACGGGGTGATAGGCCTGCGTGCTCGAAACGTGGTAATAACTGCCGATTTCTTTGGATGGTGGCAGGATACCAATAAGCTTGCCTTTGATGTTGTCGTCGGCAATCCCCCATTTATTCGCTACCAGACCTTTCCGGAACCGCATCGCAGCCGGGCCATGGCGATCATGAATGAGCTGGGGCTTACCCCGAATAGACTTACCAATATTTGGGTGCCATTCGTGGTTGCCGCAGTCTCCAGCCTAAAGCCAGGTGGCCGGCTGGCCCTAGTTCTTCCAGCAGAACTGCTTCAAGTGACTTATGCCGCGCAACTTCGCTCATTCCTGACAGACCGATTTGCCCGTATCGACATAGTGGCTTGTAATGAGCTGTTTTTTGAGAAAGCAGAACAAGAGGTTGTGTTGCTGCTGGCAGATGGTGCGTTGCCTTCAGCATCGAAGGCCAATCCTTGCCGCGTAACTTTGACAGAAACTCACACTCTGGCTGAAATCACAAACCGTTTGCCGTCTGCCGTGCTGTCCGGTGCTCAGCCGAAGACGGTCAGCCATGATAATGAGAAGTGGCTGAAATACTTTCTTACCGAGCACGAAATCACTTTTATGCGAGCACTGCGCGCCGCAGGTATCACCTCTAATCTTTCCAAGCATGCCAGTGTCGACGTTGGTGTAGTGACCGGCAAGAATGAATTCTTTGTGCTCACTGGTGCACAGGTTTCCGAGTTAGGGTTGGAGAAGTATACCGCGCCGTTGGTATCACGATCGGTACAGCTCAAGGGTGCGCGGATCGGAAGTGATGACTGGAGAGCCCTCGCTGCTGCAGGCGACCGTGTCTACCTACTGCATATCAAAGATACAAGGGTGTCCGGGGCGCTCGCCCGCTACATTCGCCATGGTGAGAGTAGTTCAGTTCATAAGGGCTATAAGTGCTCGATTCGAGTACCCTGGTATTCTGTACCCTCTGTATGGATTCCGGACGGATTCACCTTCCGGCAGATTTACGATTTTCCACGGATGGTGCTGAACAAAGCTGGTGCCACTTCAACCGATACAATTCACCGACTTACCTGCAAGAAAGAAAAGCCAGAACGTGTCATCGCCAATACTTATACGTGGCTGACAGCCGCCTCCGCCGAGATTGAGGGCCGTAGTTATGGTGGTGGTGTGCTTGAGCTGGAGCCAACCGAGGCCGAGCGACTGATGATGCCTGCGGAGATCAACGGTGCCTTGCCGCTCACCGAATGTGACCGGCTGACTCGGGCCGGCCAGTTGGATAAGGTGTTGGAAGAGAACGCCCGCATTGTCCTCATGGGCCACATGGGCTTGTCGGGGAACGACTGCATCCTTTTAAGGGATATATGGACGAAGATGCGTGACCGGCGAATGGCTCGCCGTCGGCGAGGCCGTGTCGCAGTACCTGCGGACACGAACCGATGA
- a CDS encoding UvrD-helicase domain-containing protein, translating to MDAFEPVRVAALQLHAELLTKGADSNQLMELVHIAVRHLEIELAWLPAGDPALKGARALFDEQAGLICCVDEGDPGVRACLVAHELGHVCVHAGSGKCRIEDIDPSRSTEAAPVGLQRVEDYGVRERRELQANVFARELLLPRDVARHRYLAGENASAIAQALKLPKDIVRQQLLDALLLPPAPQEARRVPEKQARPDPSQDRASEHRGSAFQLQAGPGTGKTRTLVKRVLSLLRDGVDPNSILVLTFSNRAAGELSERLTAVVPNEAPKLWIGTFHAFGLDLIRRYHDKLDLPQDPPLFDRSDAIEVLEEVLPTLPLVHYRNLWDPAFELRDIVGAISRAKDEMAGADRYYVLAQAMLDRATDPDSQEQAAKALEVAHVYKIYQDTLRSHQAVDFGDLIMLPTLLLERDEAVRTSIRLRHRHVLVDEYQDVNRASSRLLRAISGDGRRLWVVGDARQSIYRFRGASSINMTRFTEEYPDAVVDRLTVNYRSSKEIIDAFEAVALHIGASEGMLSLELDTEAGFSGIHPQLRITDTLDDEAAGIAASIRELETRGVRLRDQAVLCRTNSRLNDIAMALELCGIPVLHLGSLFERDEVRDLLTLLTLAIDPFGDGLARVGAMPRYDLPLQDIQTAIRLLRELPGTAVGKIHEIANDSALSPEGKQGFSLLAADLAGIPAAASPWEFLATYLLDRTDLLARLVVLDGVSDRMRTVAIWQFLNFVRDRSPIGAGAPFQRTLDRVRQLVLLAEERDLRQIPAGALHMDAVRLMTVHGSKGLEFEAVHVPGLTVASFPSSNRRQGCPLPAGLIEGMENLDGSEAASRAQTMEEECLFFVALSRARNHLHLYCARKQSNGNNRNPSPFLDWFSESLVTRILQPPKLPLPPDASRPKPIPVTWGKNWKVTDSLLRSYEKCPRRFFYTHVLGLGSARKKTAFGQTHDCLYELIRWLAGARSEGSGSHAEASLEFERLWRAKGPVDHAFAVDYRRLANRLVDALVRSGAGHHFRRAEPLAIDFAGGRVIVQPDETRELPDGTVVLRRVRTGYRRKEEYDELEYTLYHLAGRARYGASYSVEALHLTDEIFEPVSVTPQKIKNRRDRSEAMVASIAGGHFLPKPDAITCPRCPHFFVCAAVGGGPISLT from the coding sequence ATGGATGCGTTTGAGCCAGTGCGCGTTGCTGCCTTACAATTGCACGCCGAGCTGCTTACTAAAGGTGCTGATTCTAACCAACTTATGGAATTAGTGCATATAGCGGTAAGGCATCTTGAGATCGAGTTGGCATGGCTTCCTGCCGGTGATCCAGCGTTGAAAGGAGCGCGTGCGCTATTTGATGAGCAGGCTGGTCTCATCTGTTGCGTTGATGAAGGTGACCCTGGGGTGCGGGCTTGCCTGGTCGCGCATGAACTTGGGCATGTTTGCGTTCATGCTGGTTCCGGCAAGTGCAGGATTGAGGACATCGACCCATCACGCTCGACAGAGGCTGCCCCGGTTGGACTGCAGCGTGTCGAAGATTACGGTGTCCGCGAACGCCGCGAGCTGCAGGCCAATGTTTTTGCGCGCGAACTCCTCCTGCCCCGAGACGTGGCGCGTCACCGGTATCTGGCCGGTGAAAACGCTTCCGCCATCGCTCAAGCGTTAAAACTGCCGAAAGACATTGTGCGCCAACAACTCTTGGATGCGTTGTTGCTTCCTCCCGCACCGCAGGAAGCGAGGCGAGTTCCGGAAAAGCAAGCGCGACCCGATCCTTCGCAGGATCGCGCCTCGGAGCATCGCGGCTCCGCTTTCCAACTCCAGGCCGGACCTGGTACGGGCAAGACCCGTACTCTTGTAAAGCGCGTGCTCTCCCTCCTTCGCGATGGGGTCGATCCGAATTCCATTCTTGTGCTGACCTTTTCGAACCGCGCCGCTGGAGAATTGTCAGAACGATTGACTGCTGTTGTACCGAACGAGGCGCCAAAGCTCTGGATCGGGACCTTTCACGCTTTCGGCCTTGATCTAATCCGCCGCTATCATGATAAGCTCGATTTACCACAGGACCCCCCTCTGTTTGACCGAAGTGACGCGATCGAAGTCTTGGAGGAAGTGCTCCCTACGCTGCCTCTCGTTCATTATCGCAACCTTTGGGACCCGGCGTTCGAGTTGCGCGACATCGTTGGCGCTATCTCGCGCGCCAAGGATGAGATGGCAGGCGCTGATCGTTACTACGTGCTGGCTCAAGCGATGCTGGATCGTGCGACCGACCCGGACAGCCAAGAGCAAGCTGCAAAAGCCCTCGAAGTTGCGCATGTCTATAAAATCTATCAGGACACGTTGCGTTCTCACCAGGCGGTGGATTTCGGCGACTTGATTATGCTTCCGACTCTCCTCTTGGAACGTGACGAAGCTGTGCGCACCTCGATCCGCCTCCGCCACCGCCACGTGCTCGTCGATGAATACCAAGATGTGAACCGTGCGAGCTCCCGCCTTTTGCGCGCTATCTCGGGCGATGGACGACGCCTCTGGGTCGTCGGGGATGCCCGCCAATCGATTTACCGTTTCCGCGGCGCCTCCTCGATCAATATGACTCGTTTCACGGAAGAATATCCGGACGCTGTCGTTGACCGTCTTACCGTGAATTACCGCTCTAGCAAGGAAATCATCGATGCCTTTGAGGCGGTTGCGCTCCATATAGGAGCTTCAGAAGGTATGCTTTCGCTTGAGCTCGATACGGAGGCCGGTTTCTCCGGAATTCATCCTCAACTCCGAATTACTGATACCCTGGACGACGAAGCGGCGGGCATTGCCGCCAGTATTCGCGAGTTGGAAACCAGGGGTGTTCGCCTTCGTGATCAGGCGGTGCTCTGCAGAACAAATTCACGCCTAAATGACATCGCCATGGCGCTGGAACTGTGCGGAATTCCGGTCCTTCACCTCGGCAGTCTGTTCGAACGGGACGAAGTCCGCGACCTGCTCACCTTGCTCACGTTAGCAATTGACCCATTCGGTGACGGGCTTGCCCGCGTCGGCGCCATGCCGCGCTATGATTTGCCGCTGCAGGACATCCAAACTGCTATCAGGCTCTTGCGCGAACTTCCCGGTACCGCTGTGGGCAAGATCCATGAAATTGCAAATGATTCAGCGCTCTCTCCGGAGGGCAAGCAGGGATTTTCCCTGCTTGCCGCTGATCTTGCAGGAATTCCGGCTGCGGCTTCCCCTTGGGAGTTTCTTGCGACCTACCTGCTCGACCGTACTGATCTACTTGCGCGCCTTGTTGTATTGGACGGTGTCTCCGACCGCATGCGCACGGTGGCTATTTGGCAATTCCTGAATTTTGTGCGGGATCGCAGCCCAATTGGAGCCGGCGCGCCGTTCCAACGCACCCTGGATCGGGTGCGTCAACTTGTGCTACTCGCTGAGGAACGTGACCTGCGCCAAATCCCGGCAGGCGCGCTACATATGGATGCGGTTCGCCTAATGACTGTCCACGGCAGCAAGGGCCTCGAATTCGAGGCGGTGCATGTACCCGGGCTGACCGTGGCGAGCTTCCCTTCTTCAAATAGAAGACAGGGCTGCCCACTGCCTGCGGGCCTGATTGAAGGGATGGAAAATCTCGATGGGTCGGAAGCGGCGTCTAGGGCTCAGACGATGGAAGAAGAGTGCCTGTTTTTTGTCGCACTATCGCGGGCGCGGAACCATCTCCACCTTTATTGTGCTCGCAAACAATCAAACGGAAACAATCGAAACCCGTCGCCATTCCTGGACTGGTTTTCGGAATCTCTTGTTACGAGAATTCTGCAACCGCCCAAACTGCCCTTGCCTCCCGATGCGTCACGGCCCAAGCCGATCCCCGTGACTTGGGGGAAGAATTGGAAGGTCACCGACTCGCTCTTGCGCAGTTATGAAAAGTGTCCGAGGCGGTTTTTCTACACGCATGTTCTCGGATTGGGCAGCGCGCGAAAGAAAACCGCGTTCGGCCAGACGCATGATTGTCTTTACGAGCTGATACGTTGGCTCGCCGGAGCGCGAAGTGAAGGCAGCGGAAGTCACGCCGAAGCCTCACTAGAGTTTGAACGACTGTGGCGAGCTAAGGGACCGGTCGATCATGCCTTTGCTGTGGATTACCGCCGGCTCGCCAACCGGCTGGTTGACGCGCTGGTCCGTTCTGGCGCAGGTCACCATTTTCGTCGCGCCGAGCCGCTTGCCATCGACTTTGCCGGAGGACGGGTCATCGTCCAACCCGACGAGACGAGAGAATTGCCAGACGGTACCGTCGTCCTGCGCCGAGTTCGCACTGGTTATAGACGTAAAGAAGAGTATGACGAACTCGAATATACGCTTTATCACTTAGCCGGACGCGCTCGGTATGGAGCTTCTTATTCCGTCGAAGCGTTGCATTTGACAGACGAGATCTTTGAGCCAGTATCTGTTACTCCCCAGAAAATTAAAAACCGAAGGGATAGGAGCGAAGCAATGGTGGCCAGCATCGCTGGAGGCCATTTCCTCCCGAAACCCGACGCCATTACGTGTCCGCGCTGTCCTCACTTCTTCGTGTGCGCCGCAGTGGGAGGCGGTCCCATCTCCCTCACTTAA
- a CDS encoding N-6 DNA methylase: MTEDPVKLAARIWVAELVSNFQRNEADYLSATYNETQARTDFITPLLEAFGWDVHNASGQPLTLREVIEEATVEVAEERLSKKPDYELRLARQRKLFVEAKKPSVRIDRNREAAFQVRRYGYSASLPIAILTNFHQLAIYDCVPTPAVIDEANVARLLLVSYKEFESRFDELWPLLSRSAVYSGDFDRRFAVDATRHGAEQFDDFFLRQVRSWRARLATDIHTNTPGLSPAELTYAVQLFLSRIVFLRICEDREIERYETLKDLPAANTFDALMAELRRADEFYDSGLFRLLDDARLAIRISDAVLQGIIAELYYPQSPYTFAVVETEVLGEIYEQFLGEEITVTGDVVEIVRKPEVRESGGVVPTPRYIVDAIVERTLVPALVGKSPAELATFTVADICCGSGVFLLSAYEFILDHHLSWYLTNNRADYIGRTIYEAIAGQWRLTFEEERRILLAHIRGVDIDANAVEVARFSLLLKLIENETVADLRDYVNRRHTPALPVLDNIIRCGNSLVSQPEWTISLGAMTPALIDKVNPFTWSAGFPTEMSRGGFDVIVGNPPYIRIQNMTAYSPEEIAFYQSPVSPYSTARQDNFDKYALFIERALTLLRPNGRLGVITPHKFMTTQAGRTLRRLIVNGRFLEKVVHFGVKQVFGRNIANYTCILVLNRQGRDVVHVEKVGPLEAWRYGEPGAATEISVANLGEETWQFADAETRLLFDRVRSAFPDRLGQLAEIFVGVQTSADDIYIFRAAGEDATTVILHWNDRDWPIERGVLRPCLYDVQLFAYIRPQPNAWMIFPYELSSGRARNKARLIQPEEMARRFPGCLAYLEARRGELEKRNVTGGPANERQFYQFGRSQSLTKFNSPKIILPILSIEPRYAYDDTNIMVTGGGNGPYYMIRPCSGVAVSNHYLLAVLNHPLSEAFVRANTSPFRGGYYSHGKQFIENLPVPISDDRKRADVEALVAQLIGALDAVRAARTPHQKGLCERQAIALRAEIEARVTTLFGLSAADMDVVRAVPVPT, translated from the coding sequence ATGACGGAAGATCCTGTCAAACTCGCCGCGCGTATTTGGGTGGCCGAGCTGGTCAGTAACTTCCAACGGAATGAAGCTGATTACCTGAGCGCAACTTACAACGAGACCCAGGCCCGTACCGATTTCATCACGCCGTTATTGGAAGCCTTCGGCTGGGACGTTCACAACGCATCCGGCCAGCCGTTGACGTTGCGCGAAGTGATCGAGGAGGCGACTGTCGAGGTCGCCGAGGAACGACTATCAAAAAAGCCGGACTATGAACTTCGGCTGGCCCGGCAGCGCAAGCTGTTCGTTGAGGCCAAGAAGCCGAGTGTGCGGATCGACCGTAACCGTGAAGCAGCCTTCCAGGTTCGCAGATACGGCTATTCGGCGAGCTTGCCCATCGCTATACTCACCAACTTCCACCAGCTTGCCATCTATGACTGCGTGCCGACGCCAGCGGTGATAGATGAGGCCAACGTCGCCCGGCTGCTGTTAGTCAGCTACAAAGAATTCGAGTCTCGTTTTGATGAGTTGTGGCCCCTGCTATCGCGCTCCGCGGTTTATTCAGGCGACTTCGATAGACGTTTTGCCGTCGATGCTACCCGACATGGTGCCGAGCAGTTCGACGATTTCTTTTTGCGCCAAGTCCGGTCCTGGCGTGCGCGCCTGGCCACAGATATCCACACGAACACTCCCGGTCTCAGCCCTGCCGAGTTAACCTATGCCGTTCAGCTTTTCCTGTCGCGCATAGTCTTCCTGCGCATCTGCGAAGATCGGGAGATCGAGCGCTATGAGACGTTGAAGGATCTGCCGGCGGCTAATACGTTCGACGCGCTGATGGCTGAATTGCGGCGAGCCGATGAATTCTATGATTCCGGCCTGTTCCGCTTGTTAGACGATGCCCGTCTTGCCATCCGTATTTCCGATGCTGTTCTTCAGGGTATTATCGCCGAGTTGTATTATCCACAGAGCCCGTACACTTTTGCAGTTGTCGAGACCGAAGTACTTGGCGAAATCTACGAGCAGTTTTTGGGCGAGGAGATCACGGTCACCGGTGATGTTGTCGAGATCGTCCGCAAGCCGGAAGTACGTGAGAGCGGGGGCGTGGTGCCAACTCCACGCTACATTGTGGATGCCATTGTCGAGCGCACGCTGGTGCCGGCGCTGGTTGGAAAAAGCCCGGCCGAGTTGGCGACCTTCACAGTGGCGGACATTTGCTGTGGATCCGGCGTCTTCTTGCTGTCGGCCTATGAATTCATCCTTGACCATCACCTAAGCTGGTATCTGACTAACAATCGCGCCGACTACATCGGGCGAACCATTTATGAGGCAATAGCAGGACAGTGGCGGCTTACATTTGAGGAGGAGCGGCGCATTCTGCTGGCACATATTCGCGGCGTCGATATCGACGCAAACGCTGTAGAAGTTGCCCGCTTCAGTCTTCTCTTGAAGTTGATCGAAAATGAGACAGTTGCCGACTTGCGGGATTACGTCAACCGACGACATACCCCTGCTCTGCCTGTTCTGGACAATATTATCCGGTGCGGCAACAGCCTAGTTAGCCAACCTGAGTGGACAATTTCACTCGGCGCCATGACGCCGGCATTGATTGATAAGGTGAACCCTTTTACATGGTCAGCCGGGTTTCCTACTGAGATGAGCCGTGGCGGTTTCGACGTGATTGTCGGCAACCCGCCCTATATCCGGATCCAGAATATGACGGCCTATTCACCGGAAGAGATCGCGTTTTACCAGAGTCCGGTTTCGCCATATTCGACGGCCCGCCAAGACAATTTCGATAAATATGCTCTCTTCATCGAGCGCGCGCTGACTTTGTTACGGCCCAATGGCCGGCTTGGCGTCATTACTCCCCACAAGTTCATGACCACCCAGGCAGGCAGGACGCTTCGGCGACTTATAGTTAATGGCCGGTTTCTGGAGAAGGTGGTCCATTTCGGAGTGAAGCAGGTTTTCGGCCGGAACATCGCCAACTATACCTGCATCCTGGTGCTTAATCGACAGGGTCGGGACGTGGTGCACGTGGAGAAGGTCGGGCCGCTCGAGGCCTGGCGCTACGGTGAGCCTGGAGCTGCCACGGAGATTTCGGTTGCTAATTTGGGTGAAGAGACATGGCAATTCGCTGATGCAGAAACCCGTCTCCTTTTCGACCGGGTTCGATCCGCCTTTCCTGATCGGCTGGGGCAACTCGCTGAAATTTTCGTCGGCGTGCAGACCAGTGCAGATGATATTTACATCTTCCGCGCCGCTGGCGAGGATGCCACTACTGTTATACTACACTGGAATGATCGGGATTGGCCGATTGAACGCGGCGTCCTGCGCCCTTGTTTGTATGACGTTCAGCTCTTCGCCTATATTCGGCCCCAACCGAATGCCTGGATGATCTTTCCCTACGAGTTGAGTTCTGGTCGTGCCAGAAACAAAGCGCGGCTGATTCAGCCTGAAGAGATGGCGCGCCGGTTCCCTGGTTGTTTGGCCTATCTGGAAGCCCGTCGCGGCGAGCTGGAAAAGCGCAATGTAACCGGCGGCCCGGCCAATGAACGTCAATTCTACCAGTTTGGCCGTTCACAGAGTCTTACCAAGTTCAACAGCCCGAAGATCATTCTTCCGATCCTCTCAATCGAACCCCGTTACGCTTATGACGACACCAACATCATGGTGACGGGTGGCGGCAACGGCCCCTACTATATGATCCGCCCATGCTCGGGCGTGGCAGTCAGCAACCATTATCTGCTAGCCGTACTCAATCACCCTTTGAGTGAGGCGTTCGTGCGGGCCAACACCAGTCCGTTCCGTGGCGGTTACTACTCGCATGGCAAGCAGTTCATCGAAAACCTACCGGTGCCGATATCCGATGATAGGAAGCGTGCCGACGTTGAGGCGCTGGTGGCGCAATTGATCGGCGCTCTGGATGCTGTCAGGGCAGCCCGCACTCCGCATCAGAAGGGTCTTTGTGAGCGTCAAGCCATCGCTCTACGAGCGGAAATCGAGGCCCGCGTCACCACCCTGTTTGGTCTCTCGGCTGCCGATATGGATGTTGTCCGGGCTGTGCCCGTGCCAACCTAG
- a CDS encoding thiamine biosynthesis protein ThiF: MKAFTIAETLHRLVKQAIDSGIAANVEEAEALFRGYRLCFSIEAAEACHPNHQAALLTGIALARRVFLGGVTVVGNLDVPLRVPLPLGHTLQEAALALGAQYGQSEITDLPCVFIGGTPRVRGESFRVRAVFAGWRGGVIPAHSEFPFSEEGTMSLAPMLASALAVSEAFFHVQGRTPVAGRRSVGLSLWQPSRTHWLEGNEEAPRLQYLPSSLWLIGLGHLGQAYLWALGLLPYPEPTGVSLVLQDVDVITPSTESTSILSTSSMIDVKKTRAMAEWAERRGFKTAIIERLFDASFTRNDNEPAIALCGLDNSLGRRALDQVGFPFVVEAGLGRGHRDFQSIRVHTLPGSRSAAEIWKFAFEKEDLADRAAYRKMLNDGDLDRCGVTLLSGKAVGAPFVGAVAACLAISEVLRLLHGGPLNQLIDLDLQSPDHRTIVRQISDFGNLNPGYVRASTGSSFF, translated from the coding sequence ATGAAGGCATTCACAATAGCGGAGACCCTGCATCGCCTCGTCAAGCAAGCGATCGACAGCGGGATTGCCGCCAACGTCGAGGAGGCCGAGGCGCTCTTTCGAGGCTACCGTTTGTGTTTCTCCATCGAAGCAGCAGAGGCCTGTCATCCCAATCATCAGGCAGCATTACTGACCGGCATCGCACTGGCACGCCGCGTCTTCCTGGGCGGCGTTACGGTCGTTGGTAATCTCGATGTGCCGCTTCGAGTTCCGCTACCACTCGGCCATACCTTGCAAGAGGCCGCTTTGGCTCTCGGTGCGCAATACGGCCAAAGCGAAATAACTGACCTCCCGTGTGTGTTTATCGGAGGTACCCCGCGTGTGCGAGGGGAGTCCTTCCGTGTGCGTGCTGTATTCGCAGGATGGCGGGGTGGCGTTATCCCAGCGCATTCCGAATTTCCTTTCAGCGAAGAAGGGACGATGTCTCTCGCTCCTATGCTCGCCTCGGCGCTGGCGGTCAGTGAAGCGTTCTTCCATGTGCAGGGTCGGACTCCAGTTGCAGGGCGCAGGTCCGTAGGCCTTTCCCTCTGGCAGCCCAGCCGAACTCATTGGCTCGAAGGCAACGAAGAAGCGCCGCGGTTGCAATATCTGCCTTCAAGTCTGTGGCTCATCGGACTCGGCCATCTTGGGCAGGCATATTTGTGGGCTCTTGGTCTCCTACCCTATCCGGAACCCACAGGTGTCTCGTTGGTATTGCAAGACGTCGACGTCATTACTCCTTCCACCGAAAGCACTTCAATCTTGTCTACCTCGAGCATGATTGATGTAAAAAAGACGCGTGCTATGGCGGAATGGGCGGAGCGGCGGGGATTTAAGACCGCAATTATCGAGCGGTTGTTTGATGCATCATTTACCCGGAACGATAATGAGCCGGCGATCGCGCTCTGCGGTCTTGACAATTCCCTTGGGCGGCGCGCACTTGATCAAGTAGGATTTCCGTTCGTGGTCGAGGCTGGTCTTGGGCGAGGACATCGCGATTTTCAGTCCATTCGTGTGCACACCCTGCCGGGGAGTCGAAGTGCGGCGGAAATTTGGAAGTTCGCGTTTGAAAAAGAAGATCTGGCGGACCGCGCCGCCTATAGAAAGATGTTGAATGACGGCGACCTGGATCGATGCGGAGTCACGTTGCTTTCGGGCAAGGCAGTCGGTGCCCCTTTTGTTGGAGCCGTAGCCGCATGTCTTGCGATCTCGGAGGTTCTCCGTCTCCTGCACGGCGGTCCCCTCAATCAACTGATTGATCTCGACTTGCAAAGTCCCGATCATCGGACCATTGTTCGTCAGATCAGCGATTTCGGCAATCTGAACCCGGGTTATGTCCGGGCATCAACTGGGAGTTCATTTTTTTGA